AGAAGCAGAAGAACGGATAGGTGCATTTGCCGATAACCTTCCAGATTTATTTGATATGGCTGCCAGTGGTCGTATTGTCCACCCGTTGTGGGTTCGTCAGAGACGTCTTCGTGAACGGGTAAAACGAGCTATTAAGCCTGCTCATCACCAAGCACTCCTTTCTAAAGAAATAGGGTATCACGCGTTCAACCTTTTAGGATTTTCGATCATGAAATTAGGCGGAGTTTCGTTGAATCCGAAGGTCCTCAGCCGAATCGAGAAAGCAATCGAATACCTTAATACAAATGAATACTTAAATGGCATCGAATCGTCAGAGTGCGGTTTTCCATACAACCCGCCTGGATGGGAAGTCCCAATGGCTAAATCCGTTTTAGCAGGGGGCTTTCCAGCTGAGTGTACCGTTTGGATCCAGCGTCAGCTGGCTTATAGTTTCGATTCATCAAATAGAATGATGTCTCACCGAACTGACGATCCCGAAACCCAGACAGCGCGGATTTATGAGGCGAGCCGCCTACGGAACGAATTCTTCGATTTAGAGCTGCAAGCATAATCAGAATAAAGTTTAACAGGTGCAGATTTTAGTAAAAGCGCGCTTCTAAGGTGTTTTAGAGGCTAAGAATCTTCTCCACGGTTCTTCAAAAATTCTAAAAACCTCCTTAACCGACCATCGGTTATTTTATGAAATCTAACAGACCCACCGTCTTAAATCCCAATTCACCTAAGCCAAGTTCGTTAGGTATCCGAGACTTCGTGGCCTTGCGGTGGATTGAGAAAGTATTCGTTTGTAATCTTATTCTACTGATTTTTCATTTCTATTCCTTCCCGATTCTCGGGTTCGGACTGGATCTTGGAAGAGCCCTATTTATTGGGGCTACACCGGTATATTTTTATTACATCGTCAGATTTAAGACGTATACCATTGTGCATTATAATGTTGTAATATGTCTTCTATTGATAATGTCAGTCTTTCTTTCTATCACGTTTGGAGATAGGGTTTTTCTAGGTCTCGCGAGAGAACAGATGGTGATTTACACTTTTGGGGTTTTGCTTTGTATATTTTCATATACTTTGATGGTAAATAACCCCTCATTGTTACGTGGAATGGGGTTCGTGATTGGTGGATGGTTGTTTCTTTGTATGATGTTTTCGTTATTGAGTGGATATTATTACTACATTCTGGGAGATATTCCATTTGGAAGTATATTGTCCGAAGATCAGGTGAGATCGGCTGGCGCGAAAAGAATGATGCTCCCTGCGGCTAAACCTCCTCACCTAAGTGTAATTACTTCGGTTCTTGCTCTCTGGTGCTTTTACACTTTTCTTGGAAAGCGAAGGCTTCTCTCCTTATGCCTATTTGTTATTTCGGTCTCGATTTGCTTCCTAACGTTTTCAAGAAGTGGAATCGTTGCCTTAGGATTTTCCTTATTTTTCTCTCTATTTATCGGAATATTTTTACGGATCGTGAAGGTAGATATAAAGTTCTTTATTGGCTCAATATTGATATCGCTACCAATTTTATTGTATCCAGTCATAAGTGAGTACTTTCGGTATGAGCTTAACCTACGGGCGGTTGAGAGACTCGCTAGTATTGACTTCGAAACGATTAGATTTGGGAGGCATTTTGATCTCAGAATGCAGGCGGTATCGATTTTTGGAAATGCTTCATTTATAGAGAAGATCTTTGGTGTTGGAGTTGGCCAATTTGTCACTCATGCGAGTGGTCCATACGCGTTTTCTCTCTACCTAACGGCTCTTGCTGAACAGGGTGTAATGGGTCTTGTTTTAACCGTATCATTGTTTACCGGACCAGTTTTTGTCAGCTTTTGGAAGATGATCAATAAACGAACTAGAAGCACTACTTATTTGCTTGTATTCAGTATTGCTGTGGTTCTCTCGCTTTCAAATCTGTTCTATGAATTAAAGAACGCATTTCCGTTGTGGATTACTTTAGGATGGCTGTATGCGATGGTAAATAGTAGGCCTTGGATGGTCTTGGAGTCCGATATGGATATTCAAGGTATGGTCAATTTCCGAAAGAGAATGCGAACGAGCAGACGGCGGTCGTGAATTAGGAGATAGAGTTGTTTACAATAAAACTCGTTTTTTCTAGGTCATGAGTCCGCTCCCTATGGTCCTATTTAAAACCTGGAATTTGGCCGCTAGGATTGACCTCAAAGGACCTTCTTTGGCCATGGCACAGAAGTAGCGAACGTTTTCCTTTTTAGTTTTTTTCAACCTTGTGACGATTTCTTTGGATTTCTAGCTGAAGTAATAACGGGTAGTGTAATGACATCCTTAAGTGTAATCGTGCCTGTCTATGACGGAATGAGCTTCATCCCGACGTTTTTCCGCGCTTGGCGTGAGCAGATTGAGGGAAAAGCCAGTACCGAGCTTATATTGGTAGACAATGGTTCTAGCGACGGGTCGTACGATTACCTCCTCAATCTGCAATTGGAATATCCGAGGTTCGAGGTTTTCTCGTACACCGATAAACAGAGTTCCTATGCTGCGAGAAATGCCGCTGTAAGACGAAGCAAGGCCCCGTTTTTACTATTTACTGACATTGACTGTATACCAAATCCTCAATGGGTTTTATCTGCCGAAAAGACAGCCGAGCTAGCGAGCGCTAAGGCGCTTGTGGCGGGCAAGGTTTCTCTTTTTCCTAGAGACGGATCATTTAACGCGTTCGAGTGGTTTGACTGTCAGAGTTTTTTGAAAACAGATCAACTTGCTCTCCAAAAGGTCGGAGTGACGGCGAACTTGTTTGTTTCTCGTCTTCTGTTTGAGGAAGTTGGAGGCTTTAGCGAAATGACCTCCGGTAGCGATGTTGATTTCTCTAACCGCGCGGTTTCGGCAGGTGCAGAATTTGCCTATGCTCGTGATATGTGCGTGGGTCATCCAGCTCGGTCCACACAGCGAGAAGTCATAAAAAAGATTGACCGCGTAGCTCTCGGGAAGGCTGAGCATTGCCGCGAAGGATATGGCGTGCGCGAGAAGTTGCTTTTTGTTTCCAAGCAACTCTTTGGGCTTGTCATTCAACCTGCTTGGTGGAGGGGGTTACGGAGCATGGTTTGGGAGCCTAGGTTTTCATTGGGGTGGAAGTTTCGTTATGCGATTATCTCGCTGCGTTTATGGAGTCGTTATCGCCTAAAAATCCTTCGCAATCTTTGAGCTCGTTATGAAGTTTTCGGTTCTTGCAATGTTAAGCAAGTAGTCTGGTCCCCCTGTTCTAATCTCGGAATAAATGCTTCGAACTGAAAAAAAAAGGCATCCTCTATTGGTTGGAACTGAGGTGGTCCCAAACTCAGGAGGGATGTCCAAGACTATGCGGGCATTCTGTGGTGTCTTGGATGGACAGATCGTTTCGTTTACCTCTAAGAATGCGTCAACTTCTGAGAAGTCTGCATTCCCGGAGGTTTTTCACGTTGATACTTCCTCTAACAAGTTACTCGGTTGGTTTGGGTGGGCTTCCTCTTGGCAAAGATCAGGTGCTGAAGCTTTAACTAAGGATGTTAACTTGATTACGTGCCATATGATGCTGAGATACCATTCTCATTGGGCGCGGTCTGTTGCCAAAAAGGAAGATATTCCTTACTGGGTTATCCCGCATGGGCAGTTAGACCCTTGGGTTTATACCTACAGAGCTGGAGTCAAGCAGCTTTGGTTGCGACTCTTCGGACGTCGTATTTTACAAACGGCACAGTATGTGATTTTTGCGACCGAATCAGAGAGGAAAAAAGCTTCATGGTTTTACGAAGGCGCGAATACTCGCGTGGTTCATTGGCCAGTAGAATTGATTGATGTTTCAAAGAAGGATGATTGTAGGCTAGGGTTACGGCGTGATTTGGGTGTTTCGGAGGACAGTCGGATTCTGCTATTCTTTGGACGTTTGCACTCGATGAAAAGGCCTTTGGAAACCATAGAGTTGCTTTCGAAGACCAACGATTCAAAGTTGCATTTGGTGGTAGTGGGCCCGGATGGAGATATCTCCGCGGAACGATGTCGAAAAGAAGCGCAGGCATTAGGAGTTGGGTCCCGGGTGCATGTCCTCGGTCCGGTCTTTGGAGAGAAAAAGAATCAGTATTTGCTCGGAGCAGATGCGTTCATCTCACTATCTCATCGTGAGAATTTCGGGCACACCGCGGCAGAGGCATTGGCGGCTGCTACGCCTGTAATACTGTCTCCCGGAAACGACTTGGGGCCGGAATTAGCCTCCCGGAGTTGCGGCTGGTTATTGGAGTCGAACGACTTGGAGGATGCGCTCTCTGCGATTGAGGATTTGACAAGATCGGACCAAAACGATCTGCGAGGAAAAGGTAACCGAGGAAGAGACTTTATTGCGGAAGAGTGTAGTCCAGATCGTTTTAGACGTGCGCTTTTGGAAATGAAGAATTCACAAGCGTAAGGTACTATTAGGTGGTCCGTTTACTGCGAGCCCCCGCTATTGCTGGTGAAAAGCCAATCTTTATATTTTGTATCAATATTCCATTCTCAGTGATTTGGCTGTGCGAGGTATGTCTCCAAAAATTGTTTTGTGGTCTTCTGGAGAGTACGGAGCTTTCGTGAGGGGAATGCTCCATGATTTGCAGAGGCAGGGTATCTCCGTTAACCAGGGATTCCTAACTTCGCAGGACTCTTAACGTGCCATGCGGGGATTGCTTGAAATGTTCTGTTTGTGGGCACAAATGTATGTCATCTATCCGGTTAAATTGGTCTTGCGGCAGCTCTTTAGTCGTAAGTCGGGTGTCCACGTCGTCTGTCCAAGTGTATTCTATGCACCTTTGATCTGTTCAATTTTACACCCCAAAACGGTGTCCTTTACTCCATTTGGTTTGCGGTCTCTTTCCAGTTGTTCCGCGCCACTTTGTAAGGGTTTTCAGATTCGATTCTATTTTGTATGGCAGAACTATTTGTAACAGGGTCCTCGGGTCTCATCGGGTCCGAGGTTTGCGTGTTTTTTGCGGCTCAAGGCATTAGGGTTCGCGGTGTGGACAACAACCGGCGGTCCGTTTTCTTTGGTCCACAAGGTGACACTCGCTGGAATCAGAAGCGGTTACAAGCCGATTTAAAGGGTTTTGTTCATCATGAGATGGACATCCGTGACCGTGTCGGTGTTTCTGAGTTGTTGAGAGAAGTCCGCCCTGACGTGATCGTCCATACTGCGGCTCAGCCTTCCCATGATCGGGCGGCGGCGATCCCGTTTGACGATTTTGATACGAATGCGGTGGGAACGTTAAATTTGTTGTAAGCGGTCCGCCAAAATTGTCCGGAGACTCCGTTCATTCACATGTCCACAAATAAGGTCTACGGTGACGCTCCGAATCGAATCCTACTTCAGGAATTGGAGACCCGGTAGGATTACGACGACCCGAATTTTGCTGAGGGGATCTCCGAGACATTCTCGATCGATCAGTCGAAGCACTCTCTCTTTGGGGCGTCCAAGGTTGCAGCGGACATCATGGTGCAGGAATACGGTCAGTATTTCGGAATTCCCACCTGTTGTCTGCGAGGCGGTTGCCTGACCGGTCCGAACCATAGTGGAGTCGAGTTGCGCGGGTTCCTCAGTTACTTGGTAAAGTGTAATCTGGAGGAGAAACCTTACACGATATTTGGCTATAAAGGGAAGCAGGTGAGGGACAGTATTCATTCTTTGGACGTCGCCCGTTTCATGTGGGAGTTTTCCCAAGCACCTCGGAGCGGAGAGGTCTACAACCTCGGTGGTGGACAAGAAAATAGCTGCTCCATGCTGGAAGCGTTTGAAAAGGTGGAGGGGTTGTCCGGAAAGAAGATGGACTACACCTACTCGGACCAAAACCGGGAAGGTGATCATATTTGCTACTACTGCGACCTTCGGAAAATGAAGGAGCACTATCCAAACTGGGACATTACGAAAAGCCTAGATGATATCTTTTCGGAAATCGTCGAAGCGTGGAAATCGAGGAAGTAAAGAGCCGCCTTTGGCTGGCACCGCTCATTGACGCTGATTATCGCTCATTGGGGAAGAGAGGGTTTGAATTTTGCACGGTGAGAGGAAAACAACATGGGGGGATTAGCGGTCCTCAGCTTTGCTGGGCTTCTCTTCTTTATGAGCGAAAGCTATCTGAGTGATGAGGGATACTCTTTGATTGGTGCTGCGTTCGAGGTCCACGGCGAACTCGGCCGAGGATTGAGCGAGGAGATTTATCAGGAAAGTTTAGAATGGGAGCTTGGATTGCGGAAGATTGTGTATCAGTCGAAAGCTGAACTGAAGGTTTTCTACAAAGGACATCTTTTAAACAAGCGATATATCCCTGATCTCCAAGTTTGCGGAGAAATTCTGGTGGAGTTGAAAGCAGTCAAAGAACTGAACTCCGAGCACGAGCAGCAACTCCTTAACTATATGTATATCACGAGAAAGGCGGTTGGGTATTTAATCAATTTCGCTCCTCCATCGCTGAAATGGAAACGCTTCATTCTCGAACAGTATGTCCCAAAAGAATGAGCGGAAATAAGTGAAAATAAGCGGCTTCCAGCTCCGCTAGTCTCCGATTCAAAGCTTCCCATGCCTCCTAAAATCTACCTCTGTAGCAGTGTGCGCATCGACTATCTCTCCCATGCGAAGTCTTGTGCCGAGATGTTGGAGTGTGAAATCGAGGAGATTTACTACTTGAGCGAGGCCGACTATCGGAAAGCCGCCGGGCTTTCGGGAATCAAACGAATTTGGTTACGACTGCAGCTTTATGTCTTTTACCCCATCCTGCTCGTGCGGAAGGTGCTCTTCGCGAAGAGAGAGTCTATCTTTATTGTGACCACAAATACTTTTTATGCTCCCCTCCTCACTGCGGTTTTTGGAAGGTTACGTCGGGCTCAGGTGGTACACCTGTTGTACGACTTGTTCCCGGACGCGATGATCGTGGCAGGGAAGGTTCGACGACAGTCTTTCATTGCTCGATTGGCTGGGTTCATTCAGCGGCAGACTCAAAAACGCTGTCGGGGAACAGTGTATCTCGGAGAGGTGCTCCAGAAACATTGTGAACACTTTTATGGCGAACCACGGGTAGCTGAAGTAATCGACGTGTCGGCCGATGCCAGCCTTTTCTCTCCTAACATAAAGCCTTCGCGACAGCCGTTGGTGTTCCACTACGGTGGGCAGATTGGTCATATGCACGATGCCGACACCGTAATTAGGGCTATTCGCGACTGTTGTTCTGATGGGGATTTGGTCCAACGGGCACGGTTTAGCTTTTTCGTGAGCGGTGCACAGAGCAGGATGATCCGGGAGAGTTTCGCCGAATCGGGAGTCGAGGTCATCCCGGCGGTCCCGTCGACCGAATGGCGAGAACGAATTCTAGATTTTCATGTTGGAATCGTCACCTTGAAGCCTGGTGGAGCGATCGTTTGTCTGCCTAGCAAGGCCTACAGTATGATGGCGGGAGGACTCGCCATTCTTGCGATTTGTCCGCGATGGAGCGATCTGGCCCAAATGATTGAAGAAAACGATATTGGCTGGGTAATCTCCAACTCCCCATACGATGAAATGCCCGCATTCGAAGATGCGGAGTATTTTTCTAAGATAGAGGAGAAGCGGAGGCCGGAAGAGGTGGCAAAGGAATTTCACGGAAAGGTGGCGGATATTATTGCAGGTCTGGAAGATCTCGACCGAAAACGCATGAATGCCTTTCGAGTGATGCGCGAGCAATTTGGGAAAGAAGAGTTGGGAGAAAGGTGGAAGTTCTTTTTGGAGCAAGTCGCTGAGCCTAAAGTAGAGAGCCAAGGGTGAGGAGCCTGAGAGCGCGTCAGTTTAACCGCCACTGTTTGGTTGTTTTGCTGCAAAGCCGCCACTTGGTTTAAACCCTAGCTGCTGCTGGATTTTTTCTGATGAAAAGGCGGCATTTCCAGCCAATTTCTGGAGAGCGTCCGAGTCGAAGATGAAACGTCGGCTACGGAGGCGACCGATTGTATCCCCAATTCTTGCCATGCTCTTGAGCATCCATATGGGGACAGTCCATCGAGGCGGCTGACGTTCTATCTTATTCAAAATTTCTACGTACAGCTCCCGGGTTGAGATCGGGTTACCATCCGTAACTATAAAAATCTCACCGGGGGCTTTTTTGTGGCTGGATGCCAGCACTAAGGCTTGGGTGGCATCGTCGATGTGAACCATCGACCGCTTGTTGCCGAATTCAGGGATCGGTGGAAACCGGTTTCGGCGGATGGCCTCTTCCATTTTTTCCATGTTTCCAGTCTCGCGGCCGCCGTGGATCATCGAGAAGCGTAGAACGACCGGCTCGGGGATGAAGCTGCCTTTGAGCACCAGCTCTTCCGCCTCCAGCTTGGTTTTTCCATAGGGAGTTTCAGGGCCGGTTGGAGAGTTTTCGTCGAGAATACCCTCCGGATTCTCTGGATACACCTTAACGGTGCTTGCGAAAACAAAACGGCAGACCGCAGCGGTTTTCGCTGCCTCAAGAAGCTTTCGCGTGCCATCTACTGTAATCGCCCGGTAGCTCTCCTCTTCCGAGCCAGGCCTTTCCTCAAGGGCGTGGGCTTTGCCTGCCAAGTGGACGATAATATCGACACCTTCAATAGCTTCGGGAGGGATAGGGTCAATCGTGAGATCACACTTAAAGAAGTATGGGGAAGATTGTGGATCTTCGTGGGGGTTTTGCTTCAGTGAGCCCTTTTCAACTAGAGCTGATGGGGCATCTGAAGCAGCTTCCCGAAGGTCATCGGCGTTACCGCCAATGCTACATTTTGATCTCTTGCCATGCCGAGACGATGGCTGACTCCTCGCCTCTATATTCTGGCCTGCCCGGCTCCTGACTAAACACCGCACTTCATAGTGCTCTAGGGCTTTTCCCAGAAACGCGGATCCCAGATAGCCCGTGGAACCGGTGAGCAAAAGAGTTGGTTTGGAGTCTGATCTTTGTTCATCATTTGCAGGTGACGAGTCTTGTTCTTCAGAGGGTGGTTGAGTGCTCACGGGAGGATTGAGGCAGAAGCGGTGATAGAGGTCGAATGTATTGAGAGCGAGTTCAAGTTTAGATCGGGAGGAACTTTGAACGTGGGGACTGGCAGGATTCGTGCCCTCTCCTAAAACCCTCCCAGGTGACTTTTTGTTATCGGTGGGAACGGCTCCGTCCGAAGCGCACGTGTAGTCCAATAGACCAACTGTTAACTCGCGATGAATCGGCGAAGAATAACGCCAAACCCCGAACGGATCATAGCTAGTCACTTCCGATCACTGAAAGAGCGAAATTGTCTAACAAGGGCAAAAGCACGCGAGCTCTCGCTAGGTTTCTATTACCCGTTGCGTCAAAACACTGAAGTGTCGAAACTGTCGGCGAAGAAGCTTCGTTCGCATCTCTCCTTGATCATCCTTTCTCGGATCTTCACGATCCATAATTTCACATGCTTCTGATCTTTCTGTTTGCTGCGTTCTTTGGCTCGCTCCTCCTGACGATGGTCTACTACAGGAAGGCGCCGGAATGGGGCTTGGTCGACGTTCCCAATCAGCGGTCGTCTCACATTCGGGTGACTCCGCGCGGGGGTGGGGTGGTGTTTATTTTGTTCTGGTTAGTCTTTGGGGTGGCTTGGATGTCGTTCGCAGGCAACGGCGAGGAGGTTTGGAATCTCGATCTCGTTGTCTTTGTAGGACTCTCTATCGGAGTCGGAATCCTGGGGCTCGTCGATGATCGACTCACCCTTTCCTCGGGGTTGCGACTGCTCGTTCA
This window of the Verrucomicrobiota bacterium genome carries:
- a CDS encoding GxxExxY protein gives rise to the protein MGGLAVLSFAGLLFFMSESYLSDEGYSLIGAAFEVHGELGRGLSEEIYQESLEWELGLRKIVYQSKAELKVFYKGHLLNKRYIPDLQVCGEILVELKAVKELNSEHEQQLLNYMYITRKAVGYLINFAPPSLKWKRFILEQYVPKE
- a CDS encoding glycosyltransferase, which produces MSKTMRAFCGVLDGQIVSFTSKNASTSEKSAFPEVFHVDTSSNKLLGWFGWASSWQRSGAEALTKDVNLITCHMMLRYHSHWARSVAKKEDIPYWVIPHGQLDPWVYTYRAGVKQLWLRLFGRRILQTAQYVIFATESERKKASWFYEGANTRVVHWPVELIDVSKKDDCRLGLRRDLGVSEDSRILLFFGRLHSMKRPLETIELLSKTNDSKLHLVVVGPDGDISAERCRKEAQALGVGSRVHVLGPVFGEKKNQYLLGADAFISLSHRENFGHTAAEALAAATPVILSPGNDLGPELASRSCGWLLESNDLEDALSAIEDLTRSDQNDLRGKGNRGRDFIAEECSPDRFRRALLEMKNSQA
- a CDS encoding glycosyltransferase, with protein sequence MTSLSVIVPVYDGMSFIPTFFRAWREQIEGKASTELILVDNGSSDGSYDYLLNLQLEYPRFEVFSYTDKQSSYAARNAAVRRSKAPFLLFTDIDCIPNPQWVLSAEKTAELASAKALVAGKVSLFPRDGSFNAFEWFDCQSFLKTDQLALQKVGVTANLFVSRLLFEEVGGFSEMTSGSDVDFSNRAVSAGAEFAYARDMCVGHPARSTQREVIKKIDRVALGKAEHCREGYGVREKLLFVSKQLFGLVIQPAWWRGLRSMVWEPRFSLGWKFRYAIISLRLWSRYRLKILRNL
- a CDS encoding NAD-dependent epimerase/dehydratase family protein is translated as MTSYDPFGVWRYSSPIHRELTVGLLDYTCASDGAVPTDNKKSPGRVLGEGTNPASPHVQSSSRSKLELALNTFDLYHRFCLNPPVSTQPPSEEQDSSPANDEQRSDSKPTLLLTGSTGYLGSAFLGKALEHYEVRCLVRSRAGQNIEARSQPSSRHGKRSKCSIGGNADDLREAASDAPSALVEKGSLKQNPHEDPQSSPYFFKCDLTIDPIPPEAIEGVDIIVHLAGKAHALEERPGSEEESYRAITVDGTRKLLEAAKTAAVCRFVFASTVKVYPENPEGILDENSPTGPETPYGKTKLEAEELVLKGSFIPEPVVLRFSMIHGGRETGNMEKMEEAIRRNRFPPIPEFGNKRSMVHIDDATQALVLASSHKKAPGEIFIVTDGNPISTRELYVEILNKIERQPPRWTVPIWMLKSMARIGDTIGRLRSRRFIFDSDALQKLAGNAAFSSEKIQQQLGFKPSGGFAAKQPNSGG